A single Triticum dicoccoides isolate Atlit2015 ecotype Zavitan chromosome 2A, WEW_v2.0, whole genome shotgun sequence DNA region contains:
- the LOC119359746 gene encoding uncharacterized protein LOC119359746 has protein sequence METLNTVKRKRKSSDVQNAESRTASKGKDKVPTIITGESAPKSRVRDSTTHPQQKEKNGGKNGAKMMKVVEEAEGIALKELPMETLNIVKRKRKSSDVQNADSHTTSTDNRKPQLQRSARLMLSPPENDHK, from the exons ATGGAAACACTGAATACTGTGAAGAGGAAAAGGAAATCAAGTGATGTCCAAAATGCCGAGTCTCGCACTGCTTCG AAAGGGAAGGACAAGGTACCGACGATCATCACGGGTGAGTCTGCGCCGAAGTCTCGTGTGCGCGATTCCACTACACATCCGCAACAG AAGGAGAAGAATGGAGGCAAAAATGGTGCTAAGATGATGAAGGTGGTGGAGGAAGCAGAAGGGATTGCGTTGAAGGAGCTGCCTATGGAAACACTGAATATTGTGAAGAGAAAAAGGAAATCAAGTGATGTACAAAATGCCGATTCCCACACTACTTCG ACTGACAACAGAAAGCCACAACTTCAGAGATCTGCTCGACTTATGCTCAGTCCGCCTGAAAATGATCATAAGTAG
- the LOC119358033 gene encoding uncharacterized protein LOC119358033, producing MGAQEIPARGGSPAPPVTTKHDASGTGEAQSGPVRSPAPEGSDRPVEEENSPAEIPWYDKIENIDEGYRLYLSCIRMVNGHQMVVVPEGGLDAKLVPRKKGGEEAASRATSGKNGCGFGKKEEGKGKVAAIATGGPALKSPVGDSATHPQKIQKERKNGWKNGAKKMKVAEKEENPSAEPHLETLSTAWGKGNVEPKLPMETLNTMKRKRKSSDVQNAESRTASMYLVPHKSLQIC from the exons ATGGGCGCCCAGGAAATCCCTGCCCGGGGCGGCTCCCCTGCCCCTCCCGTCACCACCAAGCACGACGCGTCCGGCACTGGCGAAGCCCAAAGCGGCCCCGTCCGCTCCCCGGCCCCGGAAGGAAGCGACCGCCCGGTGGAGGAGGAGAACTCCCCCGCGGAAATCCCTTGGTACGATAAAATTGAGAACATAGATGAGGGCTACCGCCTGTACTTGAGTTGCATACGCATGGTGAATGGCCACCAGATGGTGGTCGTGCCGGAGGGCGGGCTGGACGCGAAGCTGGTTCCACGGAAGAAGGGTGGGGAGGAAGCGGCTTCCCGTGCTACTTCAGGGAAGAACGGCTGCGGCTTTGGGAAGAAGGAGGAAGGGAAGGGGAAGGTGGCGGCGATCGCCACGGGTGGGCCTGCGCTGAAGTCTCCCGTGGGCGATTCCGCTACGCATCCGCAAAAG ATTCAGAAGGAGAGGAAGAATGGATGGAAAAATGGTGCTAAGAAGATGAAGGTGGCGGAGAAAGAAGAGAACCCGTCGGCAGAGCCGCATCTGGAAACACTCAGCACTGCGTGG GGGAAGGGGAATGTGGAGCCGAAGCTGCCTATGGAAACACTGAATACTATGAAGAGGAAAAGGAAATCAAGTGATGTCCAAAATGCTGAGTCTCGCACTGCTTCA ATGTATCTTGTACCACATAAGAGTCTACAAATATGCTAG